One genomic segment of Acaryochloris marina S15 includes these proteins:
- a CDS encoding FHA domain-containing protein, which translates to MIGTTSSTKVQHFLVIEDELGKRTIPLLETTCSIGRDPSNSIVIQSPSASRQHALLMRVTMPDTDSHMFRLIDGNLQGKRSKNGLKVNDHTCTTHDLNHGDEVIFGEDVRARYYMTNNIADVHFLESCAADEVTGFLSNLHNPMQTLTQSGEVLASFNEAAIVRLASFPELFSNPIIEINLKAKLLI; encoded by the coding sequence ATGATTGGGACAACATCTTCTACAAAAGTTCAGCATTTTCTTGTTATTGAAGATGAATTAGGGAAGCGTACAATTCCACTACTGGAAACGACTTGTTCTATTGGCCGAGATCCCAGCAACTCGATTGTGATTCAATCACCATCAGCATCTCGTCAGCATGCTTTACTGATGAGGGTCACGATGCCTGATACCGATAGCCACATGTTTCGCTTGATTGATGGAAACCTCCAAGGTAAACGCAGTAAGAATGGTTTGAAAGTTAATGACCATACTTGTACCACACATGATTTGAATCATGGTGATGAAGTCATTTTTGGCGAGGATGTGCGGGCCAGATATTACATGACGAACAATATCGCTGATGTGCATTTTCTAGAGTCTTGTGCTGCTGATGAAGTCACGGGCTTTTTGTCTAATCTTCATAATCCAATGCAGACCTTAACGCAATCAGGTGAGGTACTTGCTAGCTTTAATGAGGCTGCTATTGTCCGTTTAGCATCTTTCCCAGAGCTCTTTTCTAACCCCATCATCGAAATTAACTTAAAGGCAAAACTACTTATTTAA
- a CDS encoding diguanylate cyclase domain-containing protein, translating to MLSIQGYSVRKATGGEMALNSVDSLLPDLILLDILMPDLNGYEVCVQLKRNPQTANIPIIFLSALDDPLDKVKAFDVGGVDYLTKPFQVEEVLARVHNQLLLKSAQEKILGLNNQLQEWVIEQNSKLKLSNTRLLETSHYDLLTNIPNRASFLKRLEQSLFLAKMDKSYKFAVLYIDCDHFREVNYSFGYCVGDELLKQLAVKLQEVINPDDMLARLGGDQFAILFSKLTDEKQVDLFVEKVLFCLEQPFAIQDHEITITGSIGVGYGQAADDVVDITLKNAEIAMQKARERR from the coding sequence ATGTTGTCTATTCAGGGCTATTCTGTTCGAAAAGCAACGGGTGGTGAAATGGCGTTAAACTCTGTAGACTCTCTCCTACCCGATTTAATCCTATTAGATATCCTCATGCCAGATCTAAATGGGTATGAAGTTTGTGTTCAACTAAAACGGAATCCCCAAACAGCAAATATTCCCATTATTTTCCTTAGTGCTTTAGACGATCCCTTAGATAAAGTCAAAGCCTTTGATGTGGGAGGGGTAGACTATCTCACAAAACCTTTTCAAGTTGAAGAAGTATTAGCACGGGTGCATAATCAGCTTTTATTAAAATCAGCTCAAGAAAAAATCCTGGGTTTGAATAACCAACTCCAAGAATGGGTCATTGAGCAGAATAGTAAATTGAAACTTTCGAACACCCGCTTATTAGAAACAAGTCATTATGACCTACTCACAAATATCCCCAATAGAGCTTCATTCTTGAAGCGTTTGGAACAGTCTCTATTTTTAGCCAAGATGGATAAATCTTATAAATTCGCCGTGCTCTATATCGATTGCGATCACTTTAGAGAGGTTAATTACTCTTTTGGCTACTGTGTTGGGGATGAACTATTGAAACAATTAGCTGTAAAGCTACAGGAGGTAATCAATCCCGACGATATGTTAGCTCGTTTAGGAGGAGATCAATTTGCTATTCTTTTTAGCAAATTAACAGATGAAAAACAGGTAGATTTATTTGTGGAGAAAGTGTTATTTTGCCTTGAACAGCCTTTTGCAATTCAAGATCATGAAATCACTATCACAGGTAGCATTGGTGTTGGCTATGGTCAGGCAGCTGATGATGTGGTTGATATTACTTTGAAAAATGCTGAAATTGCTATGCAAAAAGCTAGAGAAAGACGTTAA
- a CDS encoding pentapeptide repeat-containing protein, with protein sequence MVRALLRFGSGDFDLLEILRRGPDAWNQWREKNPNQEINLSGAKLNGANLHSADLHNAKLSSAKLNGADLRSADLSDAKLNDANLTRAKLSSAKLNNANLVGANLFGAHLFNTDFTNVNLRRAELFGAIVFEETKIDPKWLPKPHPR encoded by the coding sequence ATGGTTAGGGCTTTACTCAGGTTTGGTTCTGGGGATTTCGACTTACTTGAGATTTTGCGGAGAGGGCCAGATGCTTGGAACCAGTGGCGTGAGAAAAATCCTAATCAGGAGATAAATCTCAGTGGTGCAAAACTCAACGGTGCCAATCTCCACAGTGCCGACCTCCACAATGCAAAACTAAGCAGTGCAAAACTCAACGGTGCCGATCTCCGCAGTGCCGACCTTAGCGATGCAAAGCTCAACGATGCGAACCTCACCCGTGCAAAACTAAGCAGTGCAAAACTGAACAATGCGAACCTCGTTGGTGCCAACCTTTTTGGTGCCCACCTCTTCAATACTGATTTCACGAATGTCAACCTCAGACGTGCCGAACTATTCGGTGCTATTGTTTTTGAAGAAACTAAGATTGATCCTAAATGGCTTCCTAAACCTCATCCAAGATGA
- a CDS encoding PAS domain S-box protein, producing the protein MNDSERRFRAIFNQTFQFSGLLKPNGILLEANQTALEFGGLHLENVINCPLWETRWWTNSTETQSRLQNAVLEAAKGKFVRYEVDVLGAKDKVTTIDFSLKPVRDELGVVVLLIFEGRDISYHKQVEADLQQAHSELELRVQQRTAELKQSNEQLRSEIGERERAETALQSSVATNRALINAMPDWMFRINRDGIFVNYKDALNTKFPFQLKSF; encoded by the coding sequence TTGAATGATAGTGAGCGCCGATTTCGGGCTATTTTCAATCAAACCTTTCAGTTCTCAGGTCTTTTGAAGCCTAATGGTATTTTGTTGGAGGCTAATCAAACTGCTCTGGAGTTTGGTGGTCTCCATTTAGAAAATGTGATCAATTGTCCACTCTGGGAAACTCGATGGTGGACCAATTCAACAGAGACTCAAAGTCGGCTCCAGAATGCTGTATTGGAGGCGGCTAAGGGAAAGTTCGTTCGGTATGAGGTGGATGTACTTGGAGCCAAGGACAAGGTGACAACCATCGATTTTTCTTTAAAGCCCGTCCGTGATGAACTCGGTGTTGTCGTGTTGCTGATTTTCGAAGGTCGAGATATCAGCTATCACAAGCAAGTTGAAGCAGACTTACAGCAGGCACATAGCGAACTTGAGTTAAGAGTGCAACAACGAACAGCTGAGCTCAAGCAGAGTAATGAGCAATTAAGAAGCGAAATTGGTGAACGTGAGCGTGCCGAAACAGCTTTGCAATCGAGTGTTGCCACTAATCGGGCCTTGATCAATGCAATGCCCGATTGGATGTTTCGCATTAATAGGGATGGTATTTTCGTCAATTATAAAGATGCCTTGAACACCAAGTTCCCCTTCCAACTGAAGAGTTTTTAG
- a CDS encoding sensor histidine kinase KdpD, whose protein sequence is MQLLEYQLESESNLCFFEARIVVSAENEVMAVIRDITDRKRAEDDIRTALTKERELNELKSRFVAMTSHEFRTPLATILSSAELLEHYGHKWDDTRKLKHLKQIQQSVEHMTGLLNDVLLLGKAESGNLAFKPIHMHLTDFCRGLVEELQITTNTHEIVCQLQEQTTELHMDEKLLRHIFTNLLSNAIKYSPQGGRIDFGLAFENDYAIFNVQDHGLGIPQTECDRVFNSFNRASNVGNISGTGLGLAIVKRSVDLHGGEISLTSQEKVGTTFTVRLPVGGINGIGENKFQMTFQPLA, encoded by the coding sequence ATGCAGCTACTCGAATATCAACTGGAGTCTGAGAGTAACCTTTGCTTTTTTGAAGCTCGGATTGTAGTGAGTGCCGAGAATGAAGTGATGGCTGTAATTCGCGATATCACTGACCGCAAACGGGCTGAAGACGATATCCGCACAGCCCTGACCAAGGAACGGGAACTCAACGAACTCAAGTCTCGCTTTGTCGCTATGACCTCCCATGAGTTTAGAACCCCCTTGGCAACTATTTTGTCTTCGGCGGAGCTGTTGGAGCATTATGGCCACAAGTGGGACGATACTCGGAAGCTCAAGCACTTGAAACAAATTCAACAATCTGTAGAACATATGACAGGCCTGTTAAATGATGTGCTTCTACTGGGTAAAGCAGAATCAGGGAATCTCGCCTTTAAACCCATCCACATGCACCTAACAGATTTTTGCAGAGGTCTAGTAGAAGAGCTGCAGATTACTACGAATACTCATGAGATTGTATGCCAGTTGCAAGAACAAACTACAGAACTACATATGGATGAGAAATTGCTTCGGCATATCTTTACGAATTTACTCTCTAATGCAATTAAATACTCCCCCCAAGGAGGACGAATAGATTTTGGTTTGGCCTTTGAAAATGACTATGCAATCTTCAATGTCCAAGATCATGGTTTAGGGATTCCCCAAACGGAGTGTGATCGCGTTTTTAATTCCTTTAATCGGGCCAGCAATGTTGGCAATATTTCAGGGACAGGATTGGGGTTGGCTATCGTGAAACGTTCTGTTGATTTGCATGGGGGTGAAATCTCACTCACTAGTCAAGAAAAGGTCGGAACCACCTTTACTGTACGACTGCCAGTAGGGGGAATTAACGGGATTGGGGAAAACAAATTTCAAATGACGTTCCAGCCTCTCGCTTGA